Proteins encoded within one genomic window of Camelina sativa cultivar DH55 chromosome 19, Cs, whole genome shotgun sequence:
- the LOC104764540 gene encoding glycosyltransferase-like KOBITO 1: protein MKSSHHHRAPLISSSSSSSSSSSSNNSFVSRLLLLLTLLPVSLACLAFILQWRGGGLADPASASVRSSTSVPGGSDLNHEVFPGMETVSSVSPKAHQSSSDCSNLARSSSPSFPYYGDWKFGVDTSLKPKICITTSTSAGLDQILPWMFYHKVLGVSTFFLFVEGKAATPSISKVLESIPGVKVIYRTKELEEKQAKSRIWNETWLSSFFYKPCNYELFVKQSLNMEMAIVMARDAGMDWILHLDTDELIYPAGAREYSLRRLLLDVPPNVDMVIFPNYESSVERDDIKDPFTEVSMFKKNYDHLPKDTYFGMYKEATRNNPNYFLTYGNGKSVARVQDHLRPNGAHRWHNYMKTPNEIKLEEAAVLHYTYAKFSDFTSRRDRCGCKPTKEDVKRCFMLDFDRSAFIIASTATEEEMLSWYREHVVWGDKEVKTKLLRKGILTRIYSPMVVIQALKESGVFSSVVSSVSTNLSKKKFLSSMHKSNSSRSTASESLPAKENKSEGISARHLLGAESAVPPLSPPGMEHAKFSQRNSRF from the exons ATGAAATCGAGTCACCATCATAGAGCTCCActgatttcatcttcttcctcatcatcatcatcttcttcctcaaacaACTCTTTCGTCTCTaggctccttcttcttcttacattaCTTCCAGTTTCCCTTGCTTGTCTCGCCTTTATCCTCCAATGGCGAGGCGGTGGTCTAGCCGATCCTGCCTCTGCTTCTGTTCGTTCCTCTACCTCGGTTCCTGGCGGTTCCGATCTCAATCACGAGGTCTTTCCCGGCATGGAGACTGTTTCATCTGTCTCCCCTAAGGCTCACCAGTCTTCCTCCGACTGCTCCAATCTTGCTCGCagctcttctccttccttccctTACTATGGTGATTGGAAGTTTGGTGTTGATACTAGCTTAAAGCCTAAG ATATGTATTACGACTAGTACATCAGCTGGATTGGATCAGATTCTACCATGGATGTTCTACCATAAGGTTCTTGGCGTCtccacattttttcttttcgtagAAGGGAAAGCTGCTACTCCGAGTATTTCAAAAGTGCTGGAGTCTATTCCC GGGGTTAAGGTAATATACAGGACGAAGGAACTTGAGGAGAAGCAGGCAAAGAG CCGGATTTGGAATGAGACGTGGctgtcatctttcttttataagCCCTGCAATTATGAGTTATTTGTCAAACAATCTCTCAACATGGAAATGGCTATTGTCATGGCAAGG GATGCGGGTATGGATTGGATACTTCATCTTGACACAGATGAGCTAATATACCCAGCAGGTGCTCGTGAGTACTCATTGAGACGGTTGCTGCTTGATGTTCCTCCAAATGTAGACATGGTTATATTTCCAAATTAT GAAAGCAGCGTAGAACGAGATGATATCAAGGATCCTTTTACAGAG GTGTCAATGTTCAAGAAGAATTACGATCATCTTCCAAAAGATACATATTTCGGAATGTACAAAGAAGCAACACGAAATAACCCAAACTATTTTTTGACTTATGGTAATGGCAAATCAGTTGCTCGGGTTCAAGATCACCTTCGTCCAAATGGAGCACACAGATGGCATAATTACATGAAAACTCCCAA TGAGATCAAATTGGAGGAGGCTGCTGTCCTACACTATACATATGCAAAATTTTCTGACTTCACATCCAGGCGTGATCGATGTGGCTGCAAGCCTACAAAAGAAGATGTGAAAAGATGCTTTATGTTGGACTTTGATAGATCT GCATTTATTATTGCGTCAACAGCAACTGAAGAAGAAATGTTAAGCTG GTACCGTGAACACGTTGTATGGGGAGACAAAGAGGTGAAGACAAAACTCCTTAGGAAGGGTATTCTGACTCGCATTTATTCACCAATG GTTGTTATACAAGCATTAAAAGAATCTGGTGTCTTCAGCTCGGTTGTCTCATCAGTTTCCACAaatctttcaaagaaaaagttCTTATCATCAATGCACAAAAGCAACTCATCCAGGTCTACTGCATCTGAGTCCCTTCCAGCAAAGGAAAACAAGTCTGAAGGCATCTCTGCAAGGCACCTTCTTGGGGCTGAATCAGCAGTCCCTCCTTTATCGCCACCTGGGATGGAACACGCTAAATTTTCACAGAGGAATAGCAGGTTTTAG
- the LOC104764541 gene encoding V-type proton ATPase subunit E2: MNDADVSQQIQQMVRFIRQEAEEKANEISISAEEEFNIERLQLLESAKRKLRQDYDRKLKQVDIRKRIDYSTQLNASRIKYLQAQNDIVTSIKASAAKDLLRVSNDKNNYKKLLKSLIIESLLRLKEPSVLLRCREMDKKIVESVIEDAKRQYAEKAKVGSPKITIDDKVFLPPPPNPKLPDSHDPHCSGGVVLASQDGKIVCENTLDARLDVAFRQKLPQIRTRLVGAPETSRA, translated from the exons atgaacgaTGCGGATGTGTCACAGCAGATACAGCAGATGGTCCGGTTCATCCGGcaagaagcagaagagaaaGCAAACGAGATCTCCATCTCCGCCGAGGAGGAATTCAACATTGAGAGACTTCAGCTTCTTGAGTCTGCCAAGCGTAAGCTCCGTCAAGATTATGACCGCAAGCTCAAGCAGGTCGATATCCGCAAGCGAAT CGACTACTCCACGCAACTGAATGCAAGTAGGATCAAGTACCTTCAAGCACAAAACGACATTGTTACCTCCATCAAAGCCTCTGCAGCTAAGGATCTTCTCCGTGTCTCCAACGACAAGAACAATTACAAGAAGCTTCTCAAGAGTCTCATCATTGAG AGTTTGCTGCGCCTGAAAGAGCCATCAGTATTGCTGAGATGCAGAGAGATGGACAAGAAGATTGTTGAATCAGTCATTGAGGATGCGAAAAGACAGTATGCGGAAAAAGCCAAAGTCGGGTCTCCTAAGATCACCATCGACGACAAGGTCTTCCTCCCTCCACCTCCTAATCCTAAGCTCCCTGATTCTCACGACCCTCACTG CTCTGGCGGGGTGGTCTTGGCCTCTCAAGACGGCAAGATTGTTTGCGAGAACACTTTAGACGCACGCCTTGACGTCGCCTTCAGACAGAAGCTTCCCCAG ATCAGGACGCGCCTCGTTGGAGCTCCTGAAACCTCCAGAGCATGA
- the LOC104764542 gene encoding BTB/POZ domain-containing protein At3g08570-like → MGIISDSSQSNSSSSSTPPAPSIFSSSFATRIFSDVEGDITIVVDGESFLLHKFPLVARCGKIRKMVAKMKESSSNLPYTELRDFPGGSKTFELAMKFCYGINFEITISNVVALRCGAGYLEMTEDFKEENLIARTETYLEQVAFRSLEKSVEVLCSCETLNPQDIAETAHIPERCVEAIAVNACREQLVLGLSRLNRGNESGENKQRDCPEWWIEDLSALRIDYYARVVSAMARTGLRSESIITSLMHYAQESLKGIRNCKERTKLDSGTIENEQRNVLEAIVSLFPNDKVPLSFLFGMLRVGSTIDVAISCKLELERRIAQQLETVSLDDLLIPVLREGDSMYDVDTVHRILVCFLKKIEDEVEYDEEHECYENETENLTGSTCHSSLLKVGRIMDAYLTEIAPDPCLSLHKFMSLVEILPDYARVMDDGLYRAIDMFLKGHPSLNEQECKSLCKFIDTRKLSQEACNHVAQNDRLPVQMVVRVLYSEQLRMKNVMSGDSGEGILLSSQKLSSGNPSGAVSPRDTYASLRRENRELKLEISRVRVRLTELEKEQILMKQGMMEKPGHGGTLLTSLSKGIGRISIFGGGPTEDKRRKANRKSRSRLERKTGRSRTESMF, encoded by the exons ATGGGTATTATATCGGACAGCTCTCAATCCAACTCGTCTTCCTCCTCTACTCCTCCTGCTCCTTCCATCTTCTCCAGCTCCTTTGCCACTCG CATATTCTCAGATGTTGAGGGAGACATCACAATCGTTGTCGATGGAGAGTCCTTTTTACTCCACAAG TTTCCGCTGGTGGCTCGGTGTGGAAAGATTAGGAAAATGGTGGCAAAGATGAAGGAATCATCTTCAAACCTCCCGTATACAGAGCTCCGAGACTTCCCAGGTGGGTCTAAGACGTTTGAACTCGCCATGAAGTTCTGCTACGGCATCAACTTCGAGATTACCATCTCCAACGTGGTCGCTCTCCGCTGTGGAGCTGGTTATCTTGAGATGACTGAGGActttaaagaagagaatttGATCGCACGTACTGAGACTTACCTCGAGCAAGTCGCATTTCGCAGTCTTGAGAAGTCTGTAGAAGTCCTCTGTTCTTGTGAGACTCTTAACCCTCAAGACATTGCTGAAACTGCCCATATTCCTGAAAGGTGTGTTGAGGCCATCGCTGTGAATGCTTGCAGAGAACAGTTAGTGTTGGGGCTATCACGGCTGAACAGAGGCAACGAGTCAGGGGAAAATAAGCAAAGAGATTGTCCAGAGTGGTGGATTGAAGACCTCTCTGCTCTGAGGATTGACTATTACGCCCGAGTTGTATCTGCGATGGCGAGAACTGGTTTGCGGTCAGAGAGTATCATCACGTCTCTGATGCATTACGCTCAAGAATCGTTGAAAGGTATTAGAAACTGCAAGGAGCGGACCAAGCTTGACTCGGGTACAATTGAGAACGAGCAGAGGAATGTCCTTGAAGCCATTGTTAGCCTTTTCCCTAATGACAAAGTCCCATTGAGTTTCCTCTTTGGAATGTTGAGGGTTGGAAGTACCATAGACGTAGCCATCTCTTGCAAGCTCGAGCTCGAGCGGAGAATAGCTCAGCAGCTGGAAACAGTGTCCCTTGATGATCTACTCATACCTGTTCTCAGAGAGGGAGATTCCATGTATGATGTGGACACTGTCCATAGGATACTCGTTTGCTTTCTGAAGAAAATAGAGGATGAAGTGGAGTATGACGAAGAGCATGAATGTTACGAGAATGAGACCGAGAATCTTACTGGCTCTACGTGCCATAGCTCGTTATTAAAAGTGGGTCGGATCATGGATGCGTACTTGACAGAGATCGCACCAGATCCGTGTCTGAGTCTGCACAAGTTCATGTCTTTGGTAGAGATATTGCCGGATTATGCACGTGTCATGGATGATGGGCTATACAGAGCTATTGATATGTTTCTGAAG GGGCATCCGTCGCTGAACGAACAAGAATGCAAGAGTCTCTGCAAATTTATAGACACTCGGAAACTCTCACAGGAAGCATGCAACCACGTGGCTCAGAACGATCGGCTGCCAGTGCAGATGGTGGTTCGAGTCCTCTACTCAGAACAGCTGCGTATGAAGAATGTTATGTCTGGAGATTCAGGGGAAGGTATATTGCTGTCGTCTCAGAAACTTAGTAGCGGGAACCCTAGCGGAGCTGTGTCTCCGAGAGATACTTATGCGTCGCTGAGGAGGGAGAACAGAGAGCTGAAGTtggagatctcgagggtgagaGTGAGGCTGACCGAGTTAGAGAAGGAGCAGATTTTGATGAAACAAGGGATGATGGAGAAGCCAGGTCATGGTGGAACATTGCTGACCTCTCTTTCCAAAGGGATTGGTAGGATTTCGATATTTGGTGGAGGACCTACAGAAGATAAGCGGCGGAAGGCTAACCGAAAGTCTAGGTCGAGGTTGGAGAGAAAAACCGGTAGGAGCCGAACAGAGTCTATGTTTTAG
- the LOC104764543 gene encoding ADP,ATP carrier protein 1, mitochondrial codes for MVDQVQHPTIAQKAAGQFICSSVSNDAHVGYQRPSMYQRHATYGNYSNAAFQFPPTSRMLATAASPVFVQAPGEKGFTNFALDFLMGGVSAAVSKTAAAPIERVKLLIQNQDEMIKAGRLSEPYKGIGDCFGRTVKDEGFGSLWRGNTANVIRYFPTQALNFAFKDYFKRLFNFKKDRDGYWKWFAGNLASGGAAGASSLLFVYSLDYARTRLANDAKAAKKGGGGRQFDGLVDVYRKTLKSDGIAGLYRGFNISCVGIIVYRGLYFGLYDSVKPVLLTGDLSDSFFASFALGWVITNGAGLASYPIDTVRRRMMMTSGEAVKYKSSMDAFAQILKNEGAKSLFKGAGANILRAVAGAGVLSGYDKLQLIVFGKKYGSGGA; via the exons ATGGTTGATCAAGTTCAGCACCCCACTATTGCTCAGAAAGCTGCTGGGCAGTTCATCTGTTCAAGTGTTTCCAACGACGCCCATGTTGGTTACCAGAGGCCTTCTATGTACCAGAGGCATGCAACCTATGGAAACTACTCCAATGCTGCATTCCAGTTTCCTCCCACATCCAGGATGTTGGCCACAGCTGCTTCTCCAGTCTTTGTCCAGGCTCCAGGAGAGAAAGGGTTCACCAACTTTGCTCTTGACTTTCTGATGGGTGGTGTTTCTGCTGCCGTCTCAAAGACTGCTGCTGCTCCCATTGAGCGTGTTAAGCTTTTGATCCAGAACCAGGATGAGATGATTAAAGCTGGCAGGCTCTCTGAGCCATACAAGGGTATTGGTGACTGTTTCGGCAGGACAGTGAAGGATGAAGGTTTTGGTTCTCTATGGAGAGGAAACACCGCCAATGTCATCCGTTACTTCCCCACCCAG GCCCTGAACTTTGCCTTCAAGGATTACTTCAAAAGACTTTTCAACTTTAAGAAGGACAGAGATGGTTACTGGAAGTGGTTTGCCGGTAACTTGGCATCTGGAGGAGCAGCTGGTGCCTCTTCCCTTCTGTTCGTGTATTCCCTTGACTACGCCCGTACCCGTCTTGCCAATGATGCCAAGGCTGCAAAGAAAGGAGGTGGTGGTAGACAGTTTGATGGTCTTGTCGATGTTTACAGGAAGACTCTCAAGTCTGATGGTATTGCTGGTCTTTACCGTGGATTCAACATCTCTTGTGTTGGTATCATTGTCTACCGTGGTCTGTACTTTGGACTTTATGACTCTGTGAAGCCTGTTCTCCTCACTGGTGACTTGTCG GATAGTTTCTTTGCTAGTTTCGCTCTTGGATGGGTCATCACCAATGGTGCGGGTCTTGCATCTTACCCCATTGACACTGTCCGCAGAAGAATGATGATGACGTCAGGTGAGGCTGTCAAGTACAAGAGTTCCATGGACGCCTTTGCCCAGATCCTCAAGAACGAAGGAGCCAAGTCACTCTTCAAGGGAGCTGGTGCCAACATTCTCCGTGCCGTTGCAGGTGCTGGTGTGCTTTCCGGTTACGACAAATTGCAGCTGATTGTCTTCGGTAAGAAGTACGGATCAGGCGGTGCCTAA
- the LOC104764544 gene encoding probable 2,3-bisphosphoglycerate-independent phosphoglycerate mutase 2: protein MGSSGDVNWKLADHPKLPKGKTIGLIVLDGWGESDPDQYNCIHKAPTPAMDSLKNGKPDTWRLIKAHGTAVGLPSEDDMGNSEVGHNALGAGRIYAQGAKLVDLALASGKIYEDEGFKYISESFEKGTVHLIGLLSDGGVHSRLDQVQLLLKGFAERGAKRIRVHILTDGRDVLDGSSVGFVETLEADLAALRSKGVDAQVASGGGRMYVTMDRYENDWTVVKRGWDAQVLGEAPHKFKSALEAVKTLRAEPGANDQYLPPFVIVDDSGKAVGPIVDGDAVVTFNFRADRMVMHAKALEYEDFDKFDRVRVPKIRYAGMLQYDGELKLPSRYLVSPPLIDRTSGEYLAHNGVRTFACSETVKFGHVTFFWNGNRSGYFNEKLEEYVEIPSDSGISFNVQPKMKALEIAEKARDAILSGKFDQVRVNLPNGDMVGHTGDIDATVVACEAADLAVRTILDAIEKVGGIYVVTADHGNAEDMVKRDKAGKPALDKEGKLQILTSHTLKPVPIAIGGPGLSAGVRFRQDIETPGLANVAATVMNLHGFVAPSDYETSLIEVVDK from the exons ATGGGTAGTTCCGGCGACGTTAACTGGAAACTTGCGGACCACCCTAAGCTTCCTAAGGGTAAAACAATCGGATTAATTGTTCTCGATGGATGGGGTGAATCTGATCCTGATCAATACAATTGCATCCATAAAGCCCCAACTCCTGCCATGGATTCTCTTAAAAAC GGAAAACCTGATACATGGAGGTTGATCAAAGCCCACGGTACTGCCGTTGGTCTTCCAAGCGAAGACGATATGGGAAACAGTGAAGTTGGCCACAATGCTCTTGGAGCCGGGAGAATTTACGCTCAAGGTGCTAAGCTTGTTGATCTCGCCCTTGCTTCTGGGAAAATCTATGAAGATGAAGGTTTCAAATACATCTCTGAATCTTTCGAGAAAGGTACCGTGCACCTTATTGGTCTTCTTAGCGATGGTGGAGTTCACTCTCGTCTCGATCAAGTGCAG TTGCTGCTAAAGGGTTTCGCCGAACGTGGTGCTAAGAGAATCCGCGTTCACATTCTTACTGATGGTCGTGATGTTTTGGATGGCTCTAGTGTCGGATTTGTTGAAACTCTTGAAGCTGACCTCGCTGCTTTACGTTCGAAAGGTGTTGATGCTCAGGTTGCATCTGGTGGAGGTCGTATGTATGTCACAATGGACCGTTATGAG AATGATTGGACTGTTGTGAAACGTGGGTGGGATGCTCAAGTCCTTGGAGAAGCTCCCCACAAATTTAAAAGCGCTCTTGAAGCAGTTAAGACACTGAGAGCTGAACCTGGTGCTAATGACCAGTATTTGCCTCCGTTTGTCATTGTTGATGACAGCGGAAAGGCTGTTGGTCCAATTGTTGATGGCGACGCAGTTGTTACATTCAATTTCCGTGCTGATCGAATGGTCATGCATGCAAAGGCCCTTGAATATGAAGATTTCGATAAGTTTGATCGCGTGCGTGTCCCAAAGATACGTTACGCAGGAATGCTCCAATATGATGGAGAGCTAAAGCTTCCTAGCCGCTATCTTGTTTCCCCACCATTGATCGATAGAACTTCTGGTGAATATCTGGCACACAATGGAGTTCGTACTTTTGCTTGCAG TGAGACTGTGAAGTTTGGCCATGTCACCTTCTTTTGGAATGGAAACCGCTCTGGATATTTCAATGAAAAGTTAGAAGAGTACGTTGAGATCCCAAGTGATAGTGGAATATCATTCAATGTCCAGCCAAAGATGAAAGCTCTGGAAATTGCCGAGAAAGCAAGGGATGCTATCCTTAGTGGCAAGTTTGACCAG GTGCGTGTTAACCTGCCAAATGGAGACATGGTGGGTCATACTGGTGATATTGACGCAACTGTTGTTGCCTGTGAAGCTGCTGATCTTGCTGTGAGG ACAATCCTTGATGCCATAGAAAAGGTAGGAGGTATATATGTTGTGACTGCTGATCACGGAAATGCTGAGGACATGGTCAAAAGAGACAAAGCCGGCAAGCCAGCTCTTGACAAGGAAGGGAAACTTCAGATTCTCACCTCTCACACCCTGAAACCA GTGCCAATTGCCATAGGAGGTCCTGGCTTGTCAGCAGGAGTTAGGTTCAGACAGGATATCGAGACACCTGGGCTTGCGAATGTAGCAGCGACAGTGATGAACCTCCATGGCTTTGTAGCCCCGAGCGACTATGAGACAAGTCTGATTGAAGTAGTCGACAAGTGA